The following coding sequences are from one Nymphalis io chromosome 17, ilAglIoxx1.1, whole genome shotgun sequence window:
- the LOC126775019 gene encoding uncharacterized protein LOC126775019: MAFVPPRAVPARSVQSLEEYNTPRAPLRRQVSLDEERRDDCQGHWRGPYLEGEEEEKGVRLFRAMLLQHLRLEELRPPPCMIVPANPDQRGWWMYWRDWRALERAARRFRDTKARALLAARAEHIPLLCLDEVQFEDIMQEICQACVHIEQRALVVLAFLCEVVARAVRVGGWCRAADWAARHVAQCATPWAIRHGGWSAVVERAGGSRREETLLAGAALAALLAFLLFCRTRLRHTLL, encoded by the exons ATGGCTTTTGTGCCGCCTCGTGCTGTACCAG CTCGAAGTGTTCAGTCGTTAGAGGAATACAACACCCCACGAGCTCCTCTCAGGCGTCAGGTGTCCCTGGATGAAGAGAGACGTGATGATTGTCAGGGGCACTGGAGAGGACCGTATCTGGAAGGAGAGGAGGAGGAGAAAGGTGTACGGCTGTTTAGAGCAATGCTACTTCAGCACTTGAGACTTGAAGAACTCCGACCGCCGCCTTGTATGATAGTACCAGCGAATCCTGACCAAAG AGGTTGGTGGATGTACTGGAGAGATTGGAGAGCATTGGAGCGCGCTGCTCGTAGATTTAGGGACACCAAGGCTAGGGCTCTGTTGGCAGCGCGAGCTGAACACATACCTTTGTTATGTTTGGACGAGGTGCAATTTGAAGATATTATGCAAGAAATATGTCAG gCCTGTGTTCATATTGAACAGAGAGCGTTAGTTGTCCTGGCGTTTTTGTGCGAGGTGGTCGCTCGTGCTGTTAGGGTCGGAGGCTGGTGTAGAGCAGCAGATTGGGCTGCTAGACATGTAGCCCAATGTGCAACTCCCTGGGCTATTCGACATGGTGGTTGG AGTGCTGTTGTAGAAAGAGCAGGAGGTAGTCGTAGAGAAGAAACTCTTCTAGCTGGCGCGGCACTTGCGGCACTCCTGGCGTTCCTTTTGTTCTGCCGCACGCGACTTCGTCACACTCTGCTTTAA